One stretch of Vicia villosa cultivar HV-30 ecotype Madison, WI unplaced genomic scaffold, Vvil1.0 ctg.000941F_1_1, whole genome shotgun sequence DNA includes these proteins:
- the LOC131632478 gene encoding auxin-responsive protein IAA26-like: MNEMSRNERESSEERKLELRLAPPGVENWFHTTNNNKQRDLDFDTNHKLSLGSSNYFSTNNTSSFLHFPSTQQHVRGKESSSSLACCPKLVDLQNGDNNKVTAVSNTSQKRTAPGPVVGWPPIRSFRKNLATSSNSKPTSQTDSQTQHLQNKVVAGKKPVDNNYGSKGLFVKINMDGVPIGRKVDLKAYHSYENLSIAVDELFRGLLKAQGDSSGCGGSKKNEDEEKVISGILDGSGEYTLVYEDNEGDRMLVGDVPWHMFVSTVKRLRVLKSTELSAFTLGTTKQEKICT, encoded by the exons ATGAATGAAATGTCAAGAAACGAGAGAGAATCTTCAGAGGAAAGAAAGCTTGAACTAAGGCTTGCTCCACCTGGTGTTGAAAACTGGTTTcacaccaccaacaacaacaaacaaagaGATCTTGATTTTGATACAAACCATAAACTCTCTCTTGGTAGTAGTAACTACTTTTCAACAAACAATACATCATCATTTCTTCACTTTCCATCAACCCAACAACATGTGAGAGGCAAAGAATCTTCATCATCACTAGCCTGTTGTCCTAAGCTTGTAGACTTACAGAATGGTGATAATAACAAAGTTACAGCTGTTTCCAACACTTCTCAGAAAAG AACTGCTCCTGGACCAGTAGTAGGTTGGCCACCTATAAggtcattcaggaagaatcttgCAACAAGCAGCAATTCTAAACCAACATCACAAACTGATTCTCAGACTCAACATCTTCAAAACAAGGTTGTTGCTGGTAAAAAACCTGTTGATAACAACTATGGTAGTAAAGGTTTGTTTGTTAAAATCAACATGGATGGTGTTCCTATTGGTAGAAAAGTTGATCTCAAAGCTTATCATAGCTATGAAAATCTCTCCATAGCTGTTGATGAACTCTTTAGAGGACTCCTTAAAG CTCAAGGAGATTCTTCTGGTTGTGGTGGAAGCAagaaaaatgaagatgaagaaaaagtgaTTAGTGGAATATTGGATGGAAGTGGAGAATATACTCTTGTATATGAGGATAATGAAGGAGACAGGATGCTTGTTGGTGATGTCCCATGGCA TATGTTTGTATCAACAGTGAAGAGGCTTCGTGTGTTGAAGAGTACAGAGCTTTCTGCATTTACAC TTGGGACTACTAAGCAAGAGAAGATATGTACTTGA